The genomic segment TCTGGATACATCATGGGAAGAACAAAAGAACAAAGCAAAAAAAGAATTTGAAAAACTTTTTGGAAATGGATAATATATGGAAAATACAATTTGTTCAGCACCAACAGAAAAGGAATCGTTTGAAATTATGTCATCAAACACACAGGAGAAAGAAGCCATTATTCACATTCTCATTGTAGATGACCGGGAAAACATGAGAAATTTGCTTTCTCAGACTTTCCTGGAAATGGGCTTCAAGGTCAGTGTCGCTTCTACGGGTGAGGAAGCCATAGATAAAATAACCCGTCATTTATTTCACATTGTAATTACAGACCTGAGTATGCCTGGAAAATCCGGTATGGATGTCCTGCGTTATGTTAAAAGTGTATCACCGGAAACCGAGGTAATTATTATCACGGCTTATGGGACTATTGAAATCGCTGTGGAAGCGATGCGATTAGGGGCACATGATTTTATTACCAAACCGTTCCAATTAGCTGTTTTACAAAATAAAATTTCGAAGTTGGCAAAACAAATACAAATAAAAAATACGAATAGAGCCCAGACATGGATACATCCTTCTGTTCAACATTTAGTAGGAGAAAGTGCTCAAACAAGGCAATTGCGTCAAATTATTGCACGAGTTGCACCTACAAAGAGTTCGGTTTTAATAACAGGCCCCAGTGGTGTAGGGAAAGAACTTGTAGCAAGGGCATTGCATGAAGCAAGTCCACGACGGGATGAACCTTTTATTGCATTGAATTGTGCGTCATTGGCTCCTACCTTGCTGGAAAGTGAATTATTTGGACATGAGAAAGGAGCCTTTACAGGGGCAACTTCGAGAAGGGAAGGACGGTTCGAACGGGCACATAAGGGAACTCTGTTTCTTGACGAAGTGGGTGAAATAGACCCCAGTGTTCAGGTAAAGTTATTGCGTGTGCTTCAGGATGGAGAGTTTGAGCGTGTAGGAGGGACAGAAACCATTAAGGTGGATGTCCGTATAGTGGCTGCAACAAATCGAGATTTAAGACAGGCTATAGTTCAGGGAACATTTCGGGAAGATTTTTATTATCGCCTGAATGTATTTTCCATATATGTTCCGCCGTTAAAGGAAAGACCCGATGATATTCCTGCTTTGGTAGAACATTTTTTGAATAAGTTCAGTATGGAGTTAAGGAAAGAAGTATATGAGGTAGATGATGAAGTTCTTGATTTGTTCTTACGATATCCCTGGCCCGGGAATATCCGTGAATTGGAAAATATTATGGAACGGGCTATCGTTTTAGCAACAGGACCTCAGGTAACAATCAATGAGATGCCTTTTGAATTGCAAAACTATATAGAAAAGAACTTACAGGTAGAATCTGAAAATAAAGATTTGCAGCAGGGGAAGGAAGATTTATCTCTGGAACAACATACAGAACGGTTAGAAAGGGAACTGATACTTAAAGCGTTAGAAAAATTCCATTGGAATAAAACTCGAGCAGCGGAATTGTTGGGGATTAAACGAACCACTCTCCAATATAGAATTAAAAGACTTGGATTGGAGTAAAGGTTTTATTTCTGTAAAATAGGCAATCTTGTTTATATACATTGAAATAGATAGGGAGAGTTCTTTTAACAAGGATAATTTCATAAGCAGAGATATATAACATAATTTGTGTTATTATAAAATTTGTTAAAAAGAAGGGAAATATCTATGAACCTATTGTTTATTCTTTTATGCCTAGGTATATATACAGGATATGAACCTATATGGGAGTCATTAGACCAGAGACCTAATCCGCAATGGTTTGAAGATGCAAAGTTTGGCATTTTTATTCATTGGGGAGTATACTCTGTGCCCTCATGGGGACCCAAAGACCAATATGCGGAGTGGTATTGGTATTACATGGAGGATAAAAATAGCGAGACATGGAAATTTCATAAAGAAAAGTATGGTGAAAAATTTAAATATCAGGACTTTGCTCCTATGTTTAAGGCAGAATTGTTCGACCCGGACCAATGGGCGGATATATTGAAACGGTCGGGGGCAAAGTATGTGGTGCTTACTTCAAAACATGTAGAGGGTTTCTGTCTCTGGCCTGCACCGCATAGTTGGAATTGGAATTCTGTGGATGTAGGACCCCATCGAGACTTAGCAGGTGATTTGATAAC from the Candidatus Hydrogenedens sp. genome contains:
- a CDS encoding sigma-54 dependent transcriptional regulator yields the protein MENTICSAPTEKESFEIMSSNTQEKEAIIHILIVDDRENMRNLLSQTFLEMGFKVSVASTGEEAIDKITRHLFHIVITDLSMPGKSGMDVLRYVKSVSPETEVIIITAYGTIEIAVEAMRLGAHDFITKPFQLAVLQNKISKLAKQIQIKNTNRAQTWIHPSVQHLVGESAQTRQLRQIIARVAPTKSSVLITGPSGVGKELVARALHEASPRRDEPFIALNCASLAPTLLESELFGHEKGAFTGATSRREGRFERAHKGTLFLDEVGEIDPSVQVKLLRVLQDGEFERVGGTETIKVDVRIVAATNRDLRQAIVQGTFREDFYYRLNVFSIYVPPLKERPDDIPALVEHFLNKFSMELRKEVYEVDDEVLDLFLRYPWPGNIRELENIMERAIVLATGPQVTINEMPFELQNYIEKNLQVESENKDLQQGKEDLSLEQHTERLERELILKALEKFHWNKTRAAELLGIKRTTLQYRIKRLGLE